A stretch of Sphingomonas sp. JUb134 DNA encodes these proteins:
- a CDS encoding type II secretion system F family protein, with translation MTAYAYRAADRGGATRKGIIEASSPAAARAMLRDQSLLPLSVEVAGEKRASLGTLRLPSLRRRGITPRQLATITRQIATLVGSDVSIEESLRLVAGQAEQAAVSALLLDVRSAILDGRSFAAALSKHPRAFPGFYTASVAAGEQSGRLTDVLNHLAAFVETRHANGQKLQLALLYPALLAAVSFGMMVLLMVYVVPDIVRVFVSRGAELPFLTRALIALSAFIQNYGLYVAVAALVLGLVAGRWAKVPANRLRVDRFLSERRPFRRFSRQHNAARFAGSLATLVGSAVPLVEALHAAAAVTPNRWVRDKALGVAHRVREGLSLRAAMAEAEAFPSMLVAIVASGESSGRLAPALDRAATELERELDALTATLVALVEPLVLLLMGGLVLLMVLAILLPIINLNNLVTI, from the coding sequence ATGACTGCCTATGCCTATCGCGCCGCCGATCGTGGCGGCGCCACCCGCAAGGGGATCATCGAGGCGTCGAGCCCCGCTGCGGCCCGCGCGATGCTGCGCGACCAGTCCCTGTTGCCGCTGTCGGTGGAGGTCGCGGGGGAGAAGCGCGCCTCGCTCGGAACGCTGCGGCTGCCCTCGCTCCGTCGGCGCGGCATTACCCCGCGCCAGCTCGCCACCATCACCCGCCAGATCGCGACCCTGGTCGGCTCCGATGTCTCGATCGAGGAGTCGCTGCGCCTGGTAGCCGGGCAGGCCGAACAGGCGGCGGTGAGCGCGCTGTTGCTCGACGTGCGCTCGGCGATCCTCGACGGCCGCAGCTTCGCCGCGGCTCTCTCCAAGCACCCGCGCGCCTTTCCCGGTTTCTACACCGCTTCCGTCGCGGCCGGCGAACAGTCCGGACGGTTGACGGACGTGCTCAACCACCTCGCCGCCTTCGTCGAGACGCGCCACGCCAACGGGCAGAAGCTCCAGCTCGCGCTGCTCTATCCCGCGCTGCTCGCCGCCGTCTCCTTCGGGATGATGGTGCTGCTGATGGTCTATGTCGTGCCGGACATCGTGCGCGTGTTCGTGTCGCGCGGCGCCGAGCTGCCGTTCCTGACGCGCGCGCTCATCGCACTGTCCGCCTTCATCCAGAACTACGGCCTCTATGTCGCCGTCGCGGCCCTGGTACTGGGGCTCGTCGCCGGCCGCTGGGCAAAGGTGCCCGCCAACCGGCTTCGCGTCGATCGTTTCCTGTCCGAACGGCGGCCCTTCCGCCGCTTCAGCCGCCAGCACAATGCCGCACGCTTCGCCGGCAGCCTCGCGACCCTGGTCGGCAGCGCGGTGCCGCTGGTGGAGGCGCTCCACGCCGCCGCCGCCGTCACGCCCAACCGCTGGGTGCGCGACAAGGCGCTCGGCGTCGCCCACCGCGTCCGCGAAGGACTCAGCCTGCGCGCCGCCATGGCGGAGGCGGAGGCGTTCCCGTCGATGCTGGTCGCGATCGTCGCCTCCGGCGAATCGAGCGGCCGGCTTGCCCCGGCACTCGACCGCGCCGCGACCGAGCTGGAGCGTGAACTCGACGCACTCACCGCCACGCTGGTCGCCCTGGTCGAGCCGCTGGTGCTGCTGCTGATGGGCGGGCTGGTGCTGTTGATGGTGCTCGCGATCCTGCTGCCGATCATCAACCTCAACAATCTGGTGACGATCTGA